One window from the genome of Desulforamulus ruminis DSM 2154 encodes:
- the leuS gene encoding leucine--tRNA ligase has protein sequence MQEHYDFKEIEKKWQQYWEQENIYQVPDDSERPKYYCLEMFPYPSGKLHMGHVRNYSIGDVVARFKTMQGFDVLHPMGWDAFGLPAENAAIKHGIPPATWTWDNIEQMKAQLKQLGLSYDWRREVATCHPEYYRWGQWLFLQLYKQGLCYKKHARVNWCPACATVLANEQVVEGSCERCSATVEQKELDQWFFRITDYSQRLLDDLKKLEGWPDKVKIMQENWIGRSEGAELAFKVDGTDDEIKVFTTRPDTVYGVTYMVLAAEHPLVAKLSAGTPQEAKVAEFVNRVAKQTELARTSTEKEGVFTGAYCINPFNGEKVPILTANYVLYHYGTGAVMGVPAHDERDFEFARKYDLPIKVVITPSKEKALHPDQMTEAYVSAGFMIHSGPFDGTPNQQGIRKVIEYAEQKGIGQGLVNFRLRDWLISRQRYWGTPIPIIYCEQCGALPVPEDQLPVLLPTEVAFKPTGESPLKGDADFVQTTCPHCGGKARRETDTMDTFVDSSWYYIRYTSARDAQEAWNKAKAKGWMPVDQYIGGVEHAILHLLYSRFFTKVFYDLDLLDVQEPFENLLTQGMVLKDGAKMSKSKGNVVSPEDIVARYGADTARLFILFAAPPERDLEWSDRGVEGSHRFLNRVWRLVYSVKDQVIAAPPVRAENYIGVHKEMRRLTHYAIKKVTEDISGRFNFNTAISAIMELVNGAYTYRDKVAEVERDPAVLAEAINSMIILLAPFAPHVAEELWQETGHRGSVHKEPWPAYDPAALVEEEVEIAIQINGKIRDRMNISANLKPAEMQEILLQKESIQALIAGKQIVKVIPVPGKLLNIVVR, from the coding sequence TTGCAGGAGCACTATGACTTCAAGGAAATAGAGAAAAAATGGCAGCAATATTGGGAGCAGGAAAATATTTATCAAGTTCCCGATGATTCCGAACGACCCAAATATTATTGTCTGGAAATGTTTCCCTATCCCTCGGGCAAGCTGCACATGGGCCATGTTCGTAACTATTCCATTGGGGATGTGGTGGCTCGCTTTAAAACCATGCAGGGCTTTGATGTTCTGCATCCCATGGGCTGGGACGCCTTTGGGCTGCCGGCGGAAAATGCGGCCATTAAACACGGGATTCCCCCGGCGACCTGGACCTGGGACAATATTGAACAGATGAAAGCACAGTTAAAGCAACTGGGCCTGAGCTATGACTGGCGGCGGGAAGTGGCCACCTGCCATCCGGAATACTACAGATGGGGCCAGTGGCTGTTTCTCCAGCTTTATAAGCAGGGATTATGTTATAAAAAACACGCCCGGGTAAACTGGTGTCCGGCATGTGCCACCGTGCTGGCCAACGAGCAGGTGGTGGAGGGAAGCTGCGAGCGCTGCAGCGCAACCGTTGAGCAAAAGGAACTGGATCAATGGTTCTTTCGCATTACGGATTATTCTCAGCGCCTGCTGGATGATCTTAAAAAGCTTGAAGGCTGGCCGGATAAAGTAAAGATCATGCAGGAAAACTGGATTGGCCGCAGCGAGGGTGCTGAACTGGCCTTTAAGGTGGACGGCACCGACGATGAAATCAAGGTCTTTACCACCCGGCCCGATACGGTTTACGGTGTAACCTATATGGTGCTGGCGGCGGAACATCCCCTGGTGGCCAAACTTTCGGCAGGGACGCCCCAGGAGGCCAAAGTAGCGGAGTTTGTAAACCGGGTGGCCAAACAAACGGAGCTGGCCCGGACCAGTACCGAAAAAGAAGGCGTCTTTACCGGGGCCTATTGTATTAACCCCTTTAATGGAGAAAAAGTACCGATTCTAACAGCCAATTACGTGCTTTATCATTACGGCACCGGAGCTGTGATGGGTGTGCCGGCTCACGATGAAAGGGACTTTGAGTTTGCCCGGAAGTACGACCTGCCCATCAAAGTGGTTATCACTCCCTCCAAAGAGAAAGCATTGCACCCGGACCAAATGACAGAGGCCTATGTTTCGGCCGGATTTATGATTCATTCCGGGCCCTTTGACGGCACGCCCAATCAGCAGGGCATTCGCAAAGTCATCGAATACGCCGAACAAAAGGGCATTGGCCAGGGGCTGGTAAACTTCAGACTGCGGGACTGGTTAATTTCCCGCCAGCGTTACTGGGGAACCCCCATTCCTATTATTTATTGTGAGCAATGCGGCGCCCTTCCGGTTCCCGAGGACCAACTGCCGGTACTGCTGCCCACCGAGGTGGCCTTTAAACCAACCGGAGAGTCCCCGTTAAAGGGTGATGCGGATTTTGTTCAGACGACCTGTCCCCACTGTGGCGGAAAAGCCCGGCGGGAAACCGATACCATGGATACCTTTGTGGACTCCTCCTGGTATTATATCCGTTATACCAGCGCCAGGGATGCGCAGGAAGCCTGGAACAAAGCCAAGGCCAAGGGCTGGATGCCGGTGGATCAGTATATCGGGGGTGTGGAGCATGCCATTTTGCACCTGCTGTATTCCCGGTTTTTTACCAAGGTTTTTTATGATCTGGATCTGCTGGATGTGCAGGAGCCCTTTGAAAACCTATTGACCCAAGGCATGGTGTTAAAAGACGGGGCTAAAATGTCCAAATCCAAGGGAAATGTGGTAAGTCCCGAAGACATTGTGGCTCGTTACGGCGCAGATACGGCCAGACTGTTTATCTTATTTGCAGCACCGCCGGAGAGAGACCTGGAATGGAGCGACCGGGGGGTTGAAGGCAGCCACCGTTTCCTAAACCGGGTGTGGCGGCTGGTTTATTCCGTTAAAGATCAGGTCATAGCGGCGCCGCCGGTCCGTGCTGAAAATTACATCGGCGTGCACAAGGAAATGCGCCGGTTAACCCATTATGCCATTAAAAAAGTCACTGAAGATATCAGCGGCCGGTTTAATTTCAATACAGCCATCAGCGCCATCATGGAACTGGTCAACGGCGCCTATACCTACCGGGATAAAGTAGCGGAAGTGGAACGGGACCCCGCGGTTCTGGCGGAGGCCATTAACAGCATGATCATTCTGCTGGCTCCCTTTGCCCCCCATGTGGCGGAGGAGCTGTGGCAGGAAACAGGGCACCGGGGAAGTGTGCACAAAGAGCCCTGGCCGGCTTATGACCCGGCGGCCCTGGTGGAAGAGGAAGTGGAAATTGCCATTCAAATCAACGGCAAAATCAGAGACCGCATGAACATTTCCGCCAATCTGAAACCCGCTGAAATGCAGGAAATACTGCTGCAAAAGGAATCCATTCAAGCCTTAATTGCTGGGAAACAAATTGTTAAGGTCATTCCCGTACCGGGTAAATTATTAAATATTGTGGTAAGATAA